In the genome of Thunnus albacares chromosome 8, fThuAlb1.1, whole genome shotgun sequence, the window tctgctcacctgtctctctctacctgtctgtctgctcacctgtctctctctctacctgtctgctcacctgtctctctctacctgtctgtctgctcacctgtctctctctctccctgtctgtctgctcacctgtctctctctctacctgtctgtctgctcacctggctctctctctacctgtctgtctgctcacctgtctctctctctacctgtctgtctgctcacctgtctctctctacctgtctgtctgctcacctgtctctctctctccctgtctgtctgctcacctgtctctctctacctgtctgtctgctcacctgtctctctctctctgtctgtctgctcacctgtctctctctctacctgtctgtctgctcacctgtctctctctctacctgtctgctcacctgtctctctctctacctgtctctctctctccctgtctgtctgctcacctgtctctctctacctgtctgtctgctcacctgtctctctctctacctgtctgtctgcaggggTGATGATGTgtccaaaatggctgacagaGGACGGTTTTGAGACTCAGCTGGCTGTCAATCATCTGGGTCACTTCCTGCTGACCAACCTGCTGCTGCCGAAGCTGAAGAGCTCCGCCCCCAGCCGCGTGGTCACCGTGTCATCCATCGCCCACCGGGGAGGtacgacctctgacctctgacctctgtcacctgTCGTCTCCGTGACGTTTGTCTCACAGTCTGATGTTTTCTTGTCAGGTCGCATCGACTTTGACGACCTTTTCTTCAGCCGGCGTCCGTACAGCTCGCTGGAGAGCTACAGGCAGAGCAAACTGGCCAACGTCCTGTTCGCCAGAGAGCTCGCACGCCGCCTGCGAGATTCTGGCGTGTCGTCGTTCTGTCTCCACCCGGGCGTGATCCGGACCGAGCTGGGTCGTCACGTGCACGGCTGGTTCCCCCTGCTGGGGGCGCTGCTGAGCCTCCCCTCCTTCCTGCTCATGAAGACTCCCTGGCAGGGCAGCCAGACCACCGTGTACTGCGCCGTGACGCCCGGCCTGGAGGGACGCTCCGGACGCTACTTCaggtagggggggggggggggggggaggggttaCAAACACACCTGCGAAGGAGAAATTCATCTCTTCTTCGTTACAGGTGTTTTTGTGATGATTCAGAGGAAGGAGGCGTTTTCAGTGTCTTCCTGCAGAGCGCTGCGCGTGAAACCGCCGCCGTCCTCAGTCACCAACATGATGATGTTCACTGTCAGCGGAGGAAAGTGTGTCAGAGTGCACAGCTTTTTGATTCAGTtagttttcattcattcatttggaagCATCTTAGATCTTCTGACAAAATGAAACTAGTTTACTGACCAACATTTCTGCTAAAATGTCTTCTGGTTAGTTCCTGCTGAtcgctgctccgctctgctaacgttagccgcTCAGTGATGACGTATGAAGttttcacaatatacttcacgcCCGTCTCACAatggtaattatttagtcattcaATTCAATGGTCCGCGCTGCAGACTGTCCGGGTGCTGCACTGCCTTCGCAGTTCAGTTCCGTCATTTTCGTTCCATCAACATCATGTTATAAACATTTAGGAAACGTTACATGTATGAATCAATGCAGAATCATAGAAGATAAGAAAAGCAAATTCTTATGTGGATCGATTTTTTTCACCCACATTACTGTTCAGGAAAGCTATGCTAGCTAGCCAGGCTATGCTAGCTAGCCAGGCTACGTTAGCTAGCCAGGCTATGTTAGCTAGCCAGGCTACGTTAGCTTAGAAACAGAGAACCGCGCTTCAGGTCTGATCCTGTCAAAGTAAGAAAAGCTCAAAGCTGAAAAGTgatgaacagaaaacaacaaatatgagACCTGATGTCTGTAACTGACGCAGAGTTTGATCTTTCAGAGTGATTGATCACGCGTCAGGACAACAACCAGTTTatttgttatgtgtgtgtttgttttcagcgACTGTGCAGAGAAGGAAACCGCTCCAGAGGGGCGGGACGACGTGGTGGCGAGGAAGCTGTGGGAGGAGAGTGCACGATTGGTTGGATTAAAGGACTCgtgttgacctctgaccttggCCCTGATGTCTGCGTGCAGcaaggaaacaggaagtgaaggatCCACAGACTGCAGCGCCCCGTCAGGTCAGACAGAGGAGGGGACAACAGCGAACAtcagtgactgacagctgacaggaACCAATCAGAGGCATTCCTGAGTTTATAGTTGGAGCAATAACAGTAATATTGATAGTAATAATCAATATCTCATCGACTTAGTGCAGTTTAGAGGAACATGGATGTCAGGATTAGTTTGGTGTCCCATAATtcttaattgattaattattatgagataaaaagtcatggttttaacatgtttttgaggatttttgtccatttatctccgtaaaaa includes:
- the si:dkey-23o4.6 gene encoding retinol dehydrogenase 13; its protein translation is MKAAAPGGFLVLPWPASGGGGGGGSDPEVEAAEGRGGLLLRCGALLGVTLICVAVLRKWIAGGVCRCSVRLDGKTVLITGANTGIGRETSRDLARRGARVVMACRDLTRAEQAAEEIRRSTGNGNVVIRHLDLASLYSVRQFAKDFLDSEDRLDILINNAGVMMCPKWLTEDGFETQLAVNHLGHFLLTNLLLPKLKSSAPSRVVTVSSIAHRGGRIDFDDLFFSRRPYSSLESYRQSKLANVLFARELARRLRDSGVSSFCLHPGVIRTELGRHVHGWFPLLGALLSLPSFLLMKTPWQGSQTTVYCAVTPGLEGRSGRYFSDCAEKETAPEGRDDVVARKLWEESARLVGLKDSC